A region from the Coffea eugenioides isolate CCC68of chromosome 9, Ceug_1.0, whole genome shotgun sequence genome encodes:
- the LOC113783616 gene encoding CAP-Gly domain-containing linker protein 1-like, with protein sequence MVLVMEEDVTVKDESCNSCCQQWKEKYTKLKEKHSKVEDGRNALRKGIKLLEQENDKLKSEYQALKKAFEDERARAESEKQDKVLESATRVTLEHEISTLKSQILLLQENGGLAAKGVDEEVANLQQRVSEAETEINKHKELLQKERKRVDTEKEKVEKERKKARDAAEKLNAEKKKASEEKRIADIERVKVEELRHQLESLKCEVDEAKSKLALETAKHEQENKKLKAEKENTTKERMRADMEKAKAAEQGKLAEENWKKAMDERSRADALAWQLDKNKHRLEELEKQISNLVSNRKFVDIPVGNPPGGLAELAGKVGSLTWKSEAGALEACNKLGEWQQKNVREKKQAISEIEKAKNQMKAAKRYKRKAMEEKNHVDHLFHELEGNRKRLEEVQREIQELVSSGKLFESSHPASGKSLKDETAEIKLLRKQLKFEKKRVKHAKEVAKLEVGRNCLLQQEVHRLKQEFIPFAQRLDLLDNCLFHKFDGINNLEKEGGLDLDQEHLHLKPSQLVLHTQNEHVKPSCITSIATGGSTPLKRNKRLNVSLPPVSGEMYLSPTTGIDSNLELLLRGSNRKMLQSSAINSSSASFSDRPLVGSQERGTFSVTTSANLAHGQTIGPTASRLSSDTRKRYDKKLAVGAENSVGSPIKSGAIESGSYKKRKRKRVSDAVESIEDLYSAGQKWHQQVLEKLSVLHGMLDGECPKSFRERVLVQDNMYSKLVRPDKKKKVSNGQGVAVPHLCDRCVLKTSAEDSDVCENASPAVCDVLQTAPTLKDGITNHFGSKLHELTNAEEVFGHDYMGLVQLDNPIDENRFCKAIRKPISPLSPVLCNIEFPFNETFETEICTSRSLPDESLCEVFSNAEQNVVPSCNFDVVNLEIDSNNRNLKDIEASKILSLGMATKGSSENLGNNGSYDSDVICVSSSSSSQINNLIMASTAQKNVELKMPCESRSAAFNGYPVYCAVSSSNNDSSSISTIFSFITDCMSKLSSNSSLKLWMQNILLSLQKADNLSTQERVSGFFSLLLHYTSEIANGDHGDLVCNSLGFIDSFAQQMRAVLNDADTRKMFLESCDLHELVSLIEDFLINRQILVYDDVSHGVLLQHDSRAKVVLNDNCIFWSIQPASTDLLFAGGLLLASIFAAVDEIGFICEVSCNILSMRKINSLLLLRLLHVFAYLCSSKYFTLEGFSLKMSVLKCFVVFLERQDLSGGCISCLPSVAGTSMKISACSSCPFKDGVVSVDFIVSILLGKLKEQMEALNSSSCQSVILEMKKMDGQCHGEAIQSNFVPNENLINFIDTLSLLELVAVSVSWDWTFGNIVLPLFRMLDCVQEQFFPAIITLLGQLGRIGVDANGYENSGVESIRQWLSAFLSRTTFKDFGLLIQFASAFALLDLIAKSFEEVVEANFESFATGNQPVAMDAVRKWFSSLSNEQQSSFRSLHSSSKCISTNANQTIASAA encoded by the exons ATGGTGTTAGTAATGGAGGAAGATGTTACGGTAAAGGATGAGTCTTGCAACTCCTGCTGTCAACAG TGGAAAGAGAAGTATACGAAATTAAAAGAGAAGCATTCCAAGGTTGAAGATGGACGAAATGCTCTTCGGAAAGGAATCAAACTTCTTGAGCAGGAAAATGACAAGCTAAAATCTGAATATCAAGCTCTCAAGAAAG CATTTGAGGATGAGCGGGCACGGGCAGAGAGTGAAAAGCAAGATAAAGTGTTAGAATCTGCTACACGAGTTACTTTAGAGCATGAGATTTCTACTCTGAAGTCTCAGATTCTTTTGTTGCAGGAGAATGGAGGTTTGGCAGCTAAAGGAGTGGATGAGGAGGTTGCAAATTTGCAACAACGTGTTTCGGAAGCTGAAACAGAGATAAATAAGCATAAGGAGCTTTTACAgaaggagagaaagagagtagATACAGAAAAAGAGAAAGTTGAGAAGGAGAGGAAAAAAGCCAGAGATGCAgcagaaaaattaaatgcagaaaaaaaGAAGGCCAGCGAAGAAAAGAGGATTGCTGATATTGAAAGGGTAAAGGTTGAGGAACTTCGACATCAGTTGGAGAGCTTAAAATGTGAAGTGGATGAAGCAAAATCAAAGTTGGCGTTGGAGACAGCAAAGCATGAACAGGAAAACAAGAAGCtcaaagctgaaaaagaaaacacAACTAAGGAGAGAATGCGTGCAGACATGGAGAAGGCCAAAGCTGCAGAACAAGGTAAGCTTGCGGAGGAAAATTGGAAGAAAGCTATGGATGAGAGAAGTCGTGCTGATGCTTTGGCTTGGCAGTTGGACAAAAATAAACATAGGCTTGAAGAATTGGAGAAGCAGATATCTAATCTTGTATCTAACAGAAAGTTTGTTGACATTCCCGTTGGAAACCCACCTGGTGGACTTGCAGAACTTGCTGGTAAAGTAGGGTCCTTGACTTGGAAGAGTGAAGCTGGTGCACTAGAGGCATGTAACAAGCTTGGGGAATGGCAGCAGAAAAATGTTAGAGAAAAGAAGCAGGCAATATCTGAGATTGAGAAAGCAAAAAACCAGATGAAGGCTGCAAAAAGATACAAGAGGAAAGCCATGGAGGAAAAAAATCATGTAGATCATTTGTTTCATGAACTGGAGGGCAATAGAAAAAGGTTGGAGGAAGTGCAAAGAGAGATTCAGGAACTTGTTTCATCTGGTAAATTGTTTGAGTCATCTCATCCTGCATCTGGTAAAAGTTTGAAAGATGAAACTGCTGAAATCAAGCTGTTAAGGAAACAATTGAAGTTTGAAAAGAAGCGTGTAAAGCATGCCAAAGAAGTGGCTAAGTTGGAAGTAGGTCGCAATTGTCTACTTCAGCAAGAAGTACATCGCCTAAAGCAGGAGTTTATTCCATTTGCACAGCGCTTAGACTTACTGGACAACTGCCTCTTTCACAAATTTGATGGTATAAATAACTTGGAAAAG GAAGGGGGCCTAGACTTGGATCAAGAGCATCTTCACCTCAAACCATCGCAGTTGGTACTTCACACTCAGAATGAGCACGTAAAACCAAGTTGTATAACCAGCATTGCTACGGGTGGATCTACTCCACTGAAGCGAAACAAAAGATTAAATGTGTCATTGCCTCCTGTGTCTGGAGAGATGTACTTAAGTCCCACTACAGGTATTGATTCTAATTTGGAGCTTCTGCTTAGAGGTTCCAACAGAAAAATGTTACAGAGTTCTGCCATAAATTCCAGTTCGGCATCTTTTTCTGATAGACCATTGGTCGGCTCACAGGAAAGAGGTACATTTTCTGTCACTACATCAGCTAATTTGGCACATGGACAAACTATAGGACCAACCGCTTCCAGGTTGTCAAGCGATACAAGAAAAAGATATGACAAAAAACTTGCAGTGGGGGCCGAAAATAGTGTAGGAAGTCCTATTAAATCTGGTGCTATTGAGAGTGGGAGctacaagaaaaggaaaaggaaaagggtttCTGATGCAGTTGAATCCATTGAAGATTTATATTCAGCAGGTCAAAAGTGGCATCAGCAGGTCTTAGAGAAATTATCTGTGCTTCATGGCATGTTGGATGGTGAATGCCCTAAATCTTTCAGAGAAAGAGTTTTGGTACAAGATAATATGTATAGCAAGTTGGTTAGACCTGATAAGAAGAAAAAAGTATCCAATGGACAAGGTGTAGCAGTACCTCATTTGTGTGACCGTTGTGTCCTGAAAACCAGTGCTGAAGATTCTGATGTTTGCGAAAATGCTTCACCAGCTGTATGCGATGTACTTCAAACTGCCCCGACTTTGAAGGACGGCATAACTAATCATTTTGGAAGCAAGCTGCATGAGCTAACGAACGCTGAAGAAGTGTTTGGTCATGATTACATGGGACTTGTTCAATTGGACAATCCTATTGATGAAAACCGATTCTGCAAAGCAATTAGAAAGCCCATTTCTCCCCTTTCTCCTGTCCTATGCAATATTGAGTTTCCATTTAATGAGACTTTTGAAACTGAAATTTGTACTTCTAGATCTCTACCGGATGAGAGTTTATGTGAAGTATTTTCAAATGCAGAGCAGAATGTTGTACCATCTTGCAATTTTGATGTGGTTAATTTGGAGATTGATTCCAATAACAGGAATTTGAAGGACATTGAGGCTTCAAAGATTTTGTCACTTGGGATGGCTACTAAAGGAAGCTCTGAAAACTTGGGTAACAATGGGAGTTACGACTCAGATGTTATATGCGTGAGCAGTTCTTCTTCCAGTCAGATCAATAACTTGATCATGGCATCAACTGCTCAGAAAAATGTTGAGTTAAAAATGCCCTGTGAAAGCAGGAGTGCTGCATTCAATGGGTATCCAGTATACTGTGCTGTTTCCTCAAGTAATAATGACAGCAGCTCCATTTCTACGATATTCAGTTTTATCACTGATTGTATGTCAAAGTTGTCGAGTAACTCTTCGTTAAAGTTATGGATGCAGAATATTCTGCTTTCTTTACAGAAGGCCGACAATCTTTCAACTCA GGAACGGGTCTCAGGGTTCTTTTCGCTGTTATTGCATTACACATCTGAGATTGCAAATGGTGACCATGGCGATTTAGTGTGCAATTCTCTTGGCTTTATAGATTCTTTTGCTCAACAAATGCGAGCAG TGCTGAATGATGCCGATACTAGGAAAATGTTTCTGGAATCATGTGATTTGCATGAACTAGTGTCTCTTATTGAGGATTTCCTTATAAATAGGCAAATCTTGGTGTATGATGATGTATCCCATGGAGTGTTGCTTCAACATGATTCAAGAGCCAAGGTTGTCCTTAACGATAATTGCATTTTCTGGTCCATCCAACCAGCTTCCACTGACTTGCTGTTTGCTGGCGGATTATTATTAGCTTCGATATTTGCAGCAGTTGATGAAATTGGTTTCATTTGTGAGGTCTCTTGCAACATACTTAGCATGAGGAAGATTAATTCTCTGTTGCTGCTAAGGCTTCTCCATGTCTTTGCCTATCTCTGCAGTTCAAAATATTTTACCCTAGAAGGCTTCAGTTTAAAAATGTCTGTCCTGAAATGTTTTGTGGTGTTCCTTGAGAGGCAAGATTTGTCAGGCGGTTGCATTTCCTGCTTGCCTTCTGTTGCTGGGACATCAATGAAGATTTCAGCATGTAGTTCATGTCCATTTAAGGATGGTGTGGTTTCAGTTGATTTTATTGTATCCATTCTCCTTGGAAAACTTAAGGAACAAATGGAAGCATTGAATTCATCAAGTTGTCAATCAGTGatattggaaatgaaaaagaTGGATGGTCAATGCCATGGAGAGGCTATTCAATCGAATTTTGTTCCTAATGAAAACTTGATCAACTTCATTGATACGCTTTCATTGCTAGAACTTGTGGCAGTTTCTGTG AGCTGGGACTGGACATTTGGCAATATTGTCTTGCCGCTTTTTCGGATGCTGGACTGTGTCCAAGAGCAGTTTTTTCCTGCCATTATAACTCTTCTGGGTCAACTTGGGAG GATTGGAGTCGATGCCAATGGATATGAGAATTCTGGAGTTGAGAGCATCAGGCAATGGTTGTCTGCTTTTCTCAGCCGCACCACATTTAAGGACTTTGGTCTTCTGATCCAGTTTGCTTCTGCATTTGCCTTACTTGATCTAATCGCTAAGTCATTTGAAGAAGTTGTTGAAGCGAATTTTGAGAGTTTTGCAACTGGTAATCAACCAGTTGCAATGGACGCTGTAAGAAAGTGGTTTTCTTCCTTGAGCAATGAGCAACAATCATCCTTTAGGTCTCTTCATTCATCTAGCAAATGCATTTCCACAAATGCAAATCAGACTATTGCAAGTGCAGCTTGA
- the LOC113782261 gene encoding berberine bridge enzyme-like 22 produces MNFHAIFLLVLSIWLKHSDGLHEDFVKCMSMPINSTSKISISKYIHTPNSQSYKNLLQSAEQNPRWYNSTTRKPLFIVTPYSEIEIQAAILCSRKNGLQIRVKSGGHDYEGLSFLCKNPFVIIDLINLHAISINLEDETAWIQSGATLGELYYAISHKSSVHGFPAGLCPSVGVGGHFSGGGIGTMMRKHGLAADNILDAYIVDVNGRILDRKAMGEGLFWSIRGGGGASFGVIFSWKIKLVRVPNIVTVFTMQEKLDQDGMKLVEKWQEVAPKLPLDLFIRVVIQNGENQTVVALFNSLFLGPKEKLVPLMSDKFPELGLQTQNCNEMSWIESALYFAGFSKGQALEVLLNRTVQYKSKFKAKTDFVVQPLPESVLKEISERIPEEQLVYLILDPLGGKMDEISDYEIPFPHRKGNLYNIQYLVKWEENGLEASTSQINWIGDLYEYMKPYVSKSPRAGYINYRDLDLGINLKENASYSQAKIWGKKYFKGNFKRLANVKSQVDPGNFFSSEQSIPLLVH; encoded by the coding sequence ATGAATTTTCATGCAATATTTCTTCTTGTACTTTCAATTTGGCTGAAACATTCTGATGGACTACATGAAGACTTTGTTAAGTGCATGTCCATGCCCATCAATTCTACTAGCAAAATCAGTATTTCCAAATACATTCACACCCCAAACTCCCAATCATACAAAAATCTACTCCAATCTGCTGAGCAAAATCCAAGATGGTACAATTCCACAACTCGTAAACCCCTTTTCATTGTTACACCATATAGCGAAATTGAAATTCAAGCAGCCATTTTGTGCAGTAGAAAAAATGGGCTGCAGATTAGAGTGAAGAGTGGCGGTCATGACTATGAAGGCCTCTCATTTCTCTGCAAAAACCCTTTTGTAATCATTGATCTAATTAATCTTCATGCGATTTCTATCAATTTGGAGGATGAAACTGCGTGGATTCAATCAGGGGCAACTCTTGGAGAACTTTACTATGCTATTTCGCATAAAAGTAGCGTCCATGGATTTCCAGCAGGACTTTGTCCCAGTGTTGGAGTTGGCGGGCACTTTAGCGGAGGTGGGATTGGTACCATGATGAGAAAACATGGCCTTGCAGCTGATAATATTCTAGATGCTTATATAGTTGATGTTAATGGGCGAATCCTTGATAGAAAAGCAATGGGAGAAGGTTTGTTCTGGTCTATCAGAGGCGGGGGAGGAGCTAGTTTTGGTGTAATATTCTCCTGGAAGATCAAATTGGTTCGCGTTCCAAACATTGTAACGGTTTTTACCATGCAAGAGAAGTTGGATCAAGACGGAATGAAGCTGGTCGAAAAATGGCAAGAAGTTGCTCCAAAGCTACCTTTAGATTTATTCATTCGAGTAGTCATCCAAAATGGTGAGAATCAAACTGTTGTAGCGTTATTTAACTCACTGTTTTTAGGACCAAAAGAGAAGCTGGTTCCATTGATGAGCGATAAATTTCCCGAGTTAGGTTTACAGACACAGAATTGCAATGAGATGAGTTGGATTGAATCTGCCCTGTACTTTGCAGGGTTTTCAAAAGGGCAAGCTTTGGAAGTTTTATTGAATAGGACTGTTCAATACAAGAGCAAGTTCAAGGCAAAGACAGATTTTGTCGTCCAACCATTACCAGAAAGTGTACTGAAGGAAATAAGCGAAAGAATTCCTGAAGAACAGTTAGTTTATTTGATTTTGGATCCTTTGGGAggaaaaatggatgaaatatcagATTATGAAATCCCTTTTCCCCACAGGAAGGGAAATTTGTACAACATTCAGTATTTGGTGAAATGGGAAGAAAATGGCCTTGAAGCATCGACAAGTCAAATAAATTGGATTGGAGACTTGTACGAATATATGAAGCCATATGTGTCCAAATCTCCTAGGGCTGGTTACATTAACTACAGGGATCTTGACTTGggaatcaatttgaaagaaaatgcAAGCTACTCACAAGCTAAAATATGGGGGAAGAAATATTTCAAAGGTAATTTTAAGAGATTAGCCAATGTGAAAAGCCAGGTGGATCCGGGGAACTTCTTCAGCAGTGAACAAAGCATTCCACTTCTTGTACACTGA